TCATGGCAATCAGTTCTGACGCCATTGCCGGCCTGCTGTTTATGATTGTCGCAGTTATCGGCTTCTATCTAGCCGCCGTCCATGTCATCAATCCCGTCATGGGCAAGGCAATTCTGCCAGTAGGCAGTCTGGCCCCGAAAAAGGCGTGAGGTGAGTTGAAATAAGTTGGGGAGGGGGCGAGAACTGCCCCCTTTCTTGTTTGAACGAATGCAGGAGCATGAAAAATGACGATCAAAGACGATGGAATGGAAAAGCAGGATGCATAACGTGCCAACGGAGGGACCATCGACGACGGCATGGAAGCAGCCTCCCTCAAGGAGAAGGCTGGTCTGACCCCTGACGGGATGGAAGCAGAGGAATCAGCCACTGTGCCAGAGAATGATGGCATGGAGGCCACCAAAAAGGGTCCTGGCCTAACTCCTGAAGGTATGGAGAAAGAAGACACCGAGCGCGCCCATGCTGGCACTGTCGACGATGGCATGGAGGGCGAAAAGTAGCTTTTCGCCGCTATTTCTTCTGCTGGTATTTTTTACGACGAAAGAGATCGGTCTTGCGCGAGACCAAGCGGTCAAGAAACAACAGACCGTCGAGATGATCCATCTCGTGCTGCACGGCTCGCGCCTCATAGCCCTCACACTCGTAGACCCGATCCCGACCCTCGGCATCCTGGGCCTGTACCTGTATTCGTTCGGCGCGAATGACGTTACCGGTAAAATCTGGCACCGACATACAGCCCTCGCGCCCGACCGCCATGCCCTCCCAGGCGATGAGTTCTGGATTGATCAGAACCATCAGTCCGTGGCAATCCTCTCCCAACTTGGGGCGTACATCGACGATGACGATGCGCTGCAGGCGATCGACCTGGGGCGCCGCGATTCCTACTCCGCCGGGGCCGGAGTACATAGTTTCAGTTAGATCCGCAACGAAGCGGCGTAGCTCTGCGTCGAACTCCTGCACCGGCAGCGATGGACGTGCCAGACGCGGGTCCGGATACGTGAGGATCTCAAGCAGGGCCATCAGAGCAACGCCGTATCGATGGCATGAACACTAATCTCGACCCCCTGTTCCGCCTTCAACGGCTCGAGGATCTCCCGTACTTGCTCCAGCCCCGCGGGGGCCGAACCCTGAATGATCATGACATAAATCGGACGCTCTGGGTTGCCCGATTTTTCGCTTTCGAGGTCAATGATATTGAAACCAATCTTGGCCAGCGACTCTGTCACACTGGCAACGATACCGGGATGGTCGGCACCGTAAACCGTCACCCGCACATTCGCCACATCCTCCTGTGCCGCGACACTGGAGATTGGATCGAGATGAACGCGCAGCGCAAGACGCCGCACGGCCGGATCGAGAGCCGACTCCACCGCGCCAAAGTCGCGGCTGTAGTCGATGACTTGCATAATGGTGAAATATCCCCCAAGCCGCATCATCGAGGCGTCACCGATGGCACAATCGGCGGCATACAATGCCTGGGTGACGGCCGCAACGATACCCGGACGATCCTCGCCGATAACGGTTAGCAGGGCTTGACTCATGACTCTCCTCCCAGTCCCAGGAGCCGCGCCTGGGTCAAATAGCGAAAACAATATTCCAGCAGTTCGAGATGATGCCGCGCCTGAGCAAAATTGTCGCCCCACGCCGTCACTCCATGCAGGTGAATCAGGGCGCCGGGTATTCGCGGCGGAGTCTGGGTAAAGCCCGCGTCCATGTCTTCGGCAATTCGTTGCACCTGCACATGATTGGCAAAGACAGGCAAATCGACTGCCGGCTCGGCCTCCGCCACTCCCAGACCCTTCAGCATCTCCACTGGCGGCAAGCGTAACTGCCCATTACGGGCAAAATGCCCACAGAGATTGGCCTCGACGGAGTGGACATGAAACACCACCTGAGCCGCAGGAAAATGGCGGTAGATCACTTGGTGGATGCTGGTTTCTGCAGAAGGACGTCGTCCCTCAGTGCCTGCCCTCACCGTACCCTGCAGATCCACCGCGACGAAATCTTCCTGTTGCAGCGCATCCTTGGGACGACCACTCGCCGTAATCCAAAAACTGTCTTCATCGCGCCGCGCCGAGAGGTTACCGGCGGTACCCAACATCCAGCCGCGCCCATAAAAATCGCTGGCAGCCTGCGCCAACGCCGCACGCAGCGCATCGTCGTTCATTGTCGATCCTCTTGCAGGGCGTGCAGGATGTCGTAGAAGTCCTGAAAGGGCGTAAAGGGCCGCCCCTCTGCACGCAAGTACTCGACCAAACGATCCCGCGCAAAGACGCGCGGACAGTCACGCGCGAGGCGCAGGTCGGTGGTGGAGTCCCCGATACAGATGGCCGCGTCAGGATGATATTGCGCATAGATGGCGCGCTTGACCACCAGTTCCTGGGCATCCTCCCAAGGCGAATAGACGCGCAGGAACGGCCCGGAGAGATCCACCTCCAAACCATGGATGGCGCGAATCTGCCCCCGCAGGGGAGCGAGAACCAGTTCAACCATCCGGGTGAAACCACCCGTCACTACCAGAAGAGACCAACCGAGCCCCGGCAGGGCCTGCAGAAATTCCTCGAAACCGGCGCGCAGATGACTATTATCGACGACAAAGCGTTCCAATTCCGGCCAGCGCGGGCTGGGAATCGTTGCGAGGATCTCACTCAAACCTTGGTGCAAGGAGATTTGTAGCGCCAGAATCTGCGGTAGGATGCGCGATGTCGCCGCGGGTGCGAAGTGCCGCAGGAGATCATGAAAGATCTCTTCCTCCAGGATGGTGCCGTCGAAATCACAAAAGATGAGTTGCTCAGCCATGCGTGCTGCCCCACTTCGCCACGGCACTGCGCAGGGGACCGGCAGGAAGCGATTCCAGAGCGAAACTCTCCCCTTCCTGCCAGCGCTGCCATGCCTCCTGAAAGGCGAATACCCCCGCCGCTGCCCCGTCAGGATGATCCATGATCCCGGTACCGGCATTGAGGATGACCTCGTTGCCGTAGTCAGCAAGAATCTGCGGCAGAATACCCGGGTGCACTCCAGCAGAGGGCACGGGTGCCACAGCGCGGGCGCGCAGCGCATCGCGAATGGCGTATTCCTCGCTGACGGGAAAGGGCAGACTGCCATAGTGTGCCGGGTAGAGCACGGCATCCGCGCCCGCATGGGTCATCAGGGTACCCAGCGTCAGCGCGTACGCGAGGCCGTGATCTGGCGCCGCCGAAAAGGCTCCGGCCAGGGCCGGGTGGGCAAAGATCGGCACCTCGATCTCTGGATCACTGGCCAAGGCCTCGAGGACGGGGTAGCCATAGGCGAGTACGTTGAGGAGCAAAGCGTTGGCGCCCTCCGTGACCAGCCGTCGCGCCAGATCCTGAACTTCACGAGCGTTACCGGAGAGGTTTACCGCATAGAGCAGATCCCGCCCCTGGCGGTCACGACGCGCCTCGACAATCGGTGCGCAGGCGCGCCAACGCTCCAGGGTGGGTGCCGATCCAAGGTTGGGCAGGATCTCATCATCCTTGATGATGTCCAAACCGGCCATGGCGACTTCTGCAAGAATTGCGGCATGATCTTCCGCCGTCAGCCCTAGTGCGGGCTTGAAGATGGCCATGAAGAGCGGACGATCGCTAACACCGAGGCGCGCCCGCATCCCCGCCAGCCCGAAGCGCGGCTGTACCCCATAATCCTTCGGTAAGCGCAGACCCACAACCTTGGCCGCCCCCCCCAGGGAATACTTGCCAAAGATCATGGTCAGCAGGCTACCGATACCCCCGTCCACATTGGCGCGAGGAAAAGCTACCGTCGCCAGCGCGCTGCCATCTTCGGCCTGCCGGATCCGCAACACCTCGCCGAGATGCGCGCGCAAGCTCTCCTCGCGATGGCGAAAGCGCTCATCCCAGGAACCCGCCGTTTGTCCGATAGCGAGGATCTGCGCCTGCCTTTCCGCATCCACCCCCGCCGGAAATCGATAATCCACCTCGATCGCAGTCATGGTCGGGGAAATTCCTCCATGGCGCGGTCCTGATACACCGGCACCCAGCCACCCCGGGCACTGAAATAGCGTACCGCCTTGATCCGCTGTTTTTCATTCAAACGGAACCAGTGCTCGACCCCGGCGGGGATATCGATGTAATCCCCCGCATCCACCGTCACCTCGAGCTGCCGCCCATCGGGCAAGACAAAGCCAAAGACGCCCTCGCCATCGACGATGTAGCGGACTTCTTCATCCTCATGGATATGAATGCGGCAAAATTTGGCATCCAGTTCGGCCAGGCTGGGGTGCTGCGGATGGAGAACAACCAGATCGCGTTCCTGGTAGCCACGTTCCTCCCGTAGCTCCTGAAACACATCATCCAGGGCCTCGAGCAGGGACGCCTGCGCATCGGCATCGAGTTCGGCAGATGCGAGCCAGGGCGCCGCCGCCGGGGCAATGGGATACTGGCGCAGGCGCACCCCCAGGGGCGCCAGTGCGGCCATCAAGGCCGGCGCATCCTGACTCTCTCCGCCATGATTTCCCCAGGTCCACGTCTTCATGGCCACTCCCTCCAGATCAAGGACGCCATTCGTCCACACTGCCCCTGGCGACGATAGGAGAAGAACAGCTGCTCGTCGCCAAAGGTGCAATGCTCGCCGCCCCAAACCTGTTTCACCCCGAGGCGTGCCAAACGCCGCCGCGCCAAGAGCGGCAAGTCGGCATAGAAGCGGTCACCTGGCCCCGGCCGAAAGCCTTCCTCATCCCCCGGATCGGCAGCCAGGAAGGCTGCCCGCAGTTCCGCTCCAACCTGGTACTGGGTCGGCCCAATCGCCGGCCCCAAGTATACCAGAATTTCCTCTGGCGCCATGTCCATGGCCGCAATTCCCGCCTCAATAACGCCCCCGACCAGTCCGCGCCAACCGGCATGCAAAGCGCCGATGGCGCGGCCATCCTGACTGGCCAGCAAGATCGGCAGACAGTCGGCCGTGAGAATCGCCAAGACCCCACCCGAGTGGCTCACCGCCCCATCGCCCCGGCGCTCCGACTCCGGGATCTCCGCCGTGCGCTGCACGATGTCACACCCGTGCACCTGCTGCAGCCAATAGGGCTCCTCAGGTAAGTGCAAGGTGCTCTGCAGCAGAGAACGGTTGCGGGCGACCACGACGGGATCATCCCCCACGTGGGTCGCCAGATTGAAACCGCTGTAGGGCCCGCTGCCATAACCGCCCTTTCGCGTCGTGACTGCCGCCCGTAAACCGGCGGGCAGCGGCCAGTCGGGGACGAGAAAGAAAGGGCCGCTGCTAGGCACGCGGAGCACGCCGCAGCAAGGCGAGCAAGGCCTCGAAGTCCTCGGGCAAGGGACTTTCCCAGGCACAATGTTCCCCATCACCTGGGTGCTCCAGTTCAAGACGCCAGGCGTGCAGGGCCTGACGCCGAAATTCGTTCCAGGTAGCCAGGGCCGCCGGATCCAGACCGGGAGGGACGATGCGGCGACCACCATAGACCGGATCACCGACCAAGGGATGACCGAGGTGCCGCATATGCACGCGGATTTGGTGCGTGCGACCGCTGGCCAAACGCAGCCGCAACAGGGTATGCCGGGAAAAACGCTCGAGCAGGCGGTAGTCGGTACGTGCCCAGCGGCCATCGTCGCGTACCGTCATGCGCAAGCGATCCTGAGGGTGGCGACCAATGGGCACCTCAACACGTCCGCCCCCGGTCATCGCCCCCTGAACCAGAGCAATGTACTCCCGGTGCACACTCCGCTCGGCCAGCTGCTCAATGAGATCCTGACGGGCATGTTCGCTCTTGGCGACCACCAGAAGGCCGCTGGTGTCTTTATCCAGGCGATGGACGATCCCTGCGCGTGGCAAGTGCGCATTAGCGGGACAGTGCGCAAGTACCGCATTGGCCAAGGTGCCCTGAGGGTGACCCGCGCCCGGGTGGGTAAGCATGCCGGCGGGCTTATCGACGACCAGAATCTCCGCATCTTCGTGTACGATGCGCAGTGGTATCGGTTCGGCCAGCCAGTGTTCCGGCTCTCGTGGCGGAACCAGCACCCGTACCGATTCCCCGCCCCGGACGCGCAGGCTGGGGCGGGCATGTTGTCCGTCGATCTCGATCTCACCGGCCTGCAACAATTCCTGGATGCGGCTACGGCTGAGCTGCGGCAACAGCTCGGCCAGGAGGCTGTCGAGACGTTCACCGCCCCTCTCCTCTGGCAAAAGTAGCGCAATTTCCGTAGTATCCCCGCTCATGGCTCGCCACTATAGATCATTGCTCGGCATGCGCAAACGCTCCCTCATCGTAATCACGGTTCTCGCACTGAGCGCAGCGGGTTGCGCCTCGGACAATCACAAGCACAACCTGATGGACTCCCATGAGGCCGCCGCGACCATGTATCAGACCGCCAAGAAGGCGCAGGACCGCGGCGATTACAGTAGCGCAGTACGCGACTACCAGGATCTTGAGGCGATGTATCCCTATGGTCCCTATGCCGAGCAGGCGCAACTGAATACCGCCTATAGCTTTTACAAGCAGGGAGATTCCAAGGCAGCAGCAGCAGCGGCAGAGCGCTTCATCAAGCTTCATCCGGTGAATCCTTACGTAGACTATGCCTGGTACCTGAAAGGCATCGCCCAATATCAGGCCATCGAAGGGGCAAACTGGAATCCGGTGCCATTGCACGAGGCCTTTGATACCTTCGAGACCCTGGTCAAGCGTTGGCCCAAGAGCGCCTATGCGGCGGATGCTCGCCTACGCATGGAAAAGATCATCGACCTCCTGGGGAAGCGCAATCTCGATATTTGTAAATTTTACTATGCGCGGGACGCCTATGTGGCCTCTGCTAACCGCTGTGCGCGGGTAGTGACCAAATACCAGCTCAGTCCGGCACGGGAAGAGGCGCTTTATTATTTATATCTTTCCTACAAACACCTGAATCTGAGCAATCTAGCGCAGAATACGGCAAAAATTCTGCGCTTCAATTATCCGCAGGGGAAATACACCCGAAAACTCGGCTGAGGCAGCATTCAGACTGCCTCGTCGCCTTCTTCTCCCGTACGGATCCGGATGATCCGTGCGACGTCACTGACAAAGACCTTGCCATCCCCAATCTTGCCCGTGCGCGCTGCCGAGACGATGGCATCCACGGCCCGATCCACCAAGGCATCGGGCAGGACGACCTCGATCTTGAGCTTGGGTAGGAAGTCCACCACATACTCTGCGCCGCGATAGAGCTCGGTGTGGCCCTTCTGCCGCCCAAAACCCTTGACCTCGGTCACGGTCATGCCGGCGATCCCCATCTCCTGCAGGGCATCACGGACATCGTCGAGCTTGAAGGGTTTGACGATCGCTTCGATCTTCTTCATGACTGTTGCTCCTTGACTGAACATTGTGGGGCCCAGGCGGGAAACCCATTGCTGATAGGGTAACGGCGGTCCTTGCCAAAAGCCAGGGGGCTGATGCGAACCCCGGGGGCAGCTTGGCGGCGCTTGTACTCCGACCGTTCGATCAGGCGCAAACTGCGCTCCACGGTAGCGGTAGGAAAGCCGCGGGCGACTATCTGGGCCACCCCTTCCCCTTGCTCGACAAAGGCGCTGATGATGGCATCGAGGATCGCGTAAGGAGGTAGACTATCCTGATCAACCTGGTCCGGGGCCAATTCCGCCGAGGGAGGGCGTTCCAGGACCCGCTGCGGGATTACTGGTGCCTGCTGGTTGCGATATTGGGCAAGTTCATAGACCAGGGTTTTGGGACAATCCTTGATCAAGGCGAAGCCACCAGCCATATCGCCATACAGCGTAGCATAACCCACGGCCATCTCACTTTTATTGCCGGTGCTCAGCAAGAGATGGCCGAATTTATTGGAGTAGGCCATGAGCAGGCCGGCGCGAATGCGTGCCTGGAGATTCTCTTCCGTCACATCGGCGGAGCGATCGCCAAAGAGCGGTGCCAGGGTCTGGAGATAGCTCTGGAAAAGCCCATCGATGGCAATGACGTCATAGCCAACACCCAACTGCTTCGCCTCCGCCTCAGCATCCTCGATACTCATGGCGGCGGTATAACGCGAGGGCAGGATCAGAGCATGGACCTGCTCTGGACCGAGGGCATCGGCCGCAATCGCCAGGGTCAAGGCGCTGTCGATACCTCCGGAGAGCCCAAGAACCACACCAGAAAAACCATTCTTGCCGACATAATCGCGCAATCCCAGCACCAGCGCTGCATAGACCTCTTCCACCCCGTTGCAACTGGGGGCGAGCGCAGGGGCCCGGAGCTGCAAATCATTCTCCTCTTGCCGATTCAGGTCGATCAGGAGCATTTCTTCGGCAAAGGCGCCAGCTCGAGCGATGAGTTGACCATGCGCATCTACCGCGCAGGAGCGCCCATCAAAGACCAGTTCATCCTGCCCACCCACCAGATTGAGGTAGAAGATCGGGGTCTCAGCCTCCCGCGCCCGCTGTGCCAGGATGGCCTCACGTTCTGCCTGCTTCCCGCGATGGAAGGGCGAGGCATTCACCACCAGTACCGCATCGGCGCTTCCGGGGCTGGCCAGGAGCGGCAGCTCGCGGCACCACAGATCCTCACAAATGCGCAGCGCCAGATGCAGTCCACCGAGGGATATGCAGAGATCATCCCGCCCTGGCTGAAAATAGCGTTTCTCGTCGAAGACCTGATAGTTGGGCAAACAGCGCTTGGCGTAGCTCTCGGCAGCGGCGCCATCGCGCAACAGGCTCAGCACATTGTAGAGGCCCGCGGCGCGTCGCTGAGGGTGCCCGACCAATATAGGGAGGGGGGCGTGGGCCGCCAATTCGGCCAGGGCCTGGTCGCAGCAATCGAGAAAATCCTGGCGCAGCAAGAGGTCTTCGGGAGGATAGCCGCACAGGGCGAGTTCTGGTGTGACCAGGAGATCCGCACCGGCTGCTGCTGCGGATCGGGCCTCATCCAAGATTCGGGCGGCATTGCCGGCCACATCCCCCACCCGAAAATTGCACTGCGCGAGCGCAACGCGCACCTTCTCAGGCCCCCAACACCCGAGCCGCTACCGCCCCGAGATCCGCGGGAGAGGAGACACAATGTACCCCGGCGGCACGCAAGATCTCGTATTTAGCCGCCGCTGTCCCAGCGCCGCCATCGATGATCGCGCCCGCGTGCCCCATCCGTTTCCCCTTGGGCGCCGTCGAACCGGCAATGAAGGCGACGACGGGCTTGCGCATCTCCAGCCGAATGTATTCCGCCGCCTCCTCTTCCAGACGCCCGCCGATCTCCCCCACCATGATGACCAGTTCGGTTTGCGGGTCCGCTTCAAACAAACGCAAAACCGACACGAAATCCATGCCGATGAGGGGATCGCCGCCGATGCCCACACAGCTGCTCTGGCCGAGTCCCAGTCGGGTGGTTTGTTCCACCGCCTCGTAGGTGAGGGTTCCGGAACGGGAAACGATCCCCACCCGCCCAGACAGATGGATCTTGCCCGGCATGATGCCGATCTTGGCCTGCCCGGGGGTAATGACCCCCGGACAGTTGGGCCCAATCAGCCGCGTATGCGGGCGACTGGCCAGATATTGCTTGACCAGCAACATATCGTAGACCGGAATACCCTCGGTGATACAAACGATTAGCTCGATGCCTGCCGCTGCCGCCTCGATGATGGCATCGGCCGCGAAGGGCGAAGGCACATAGATTACACTCGCCTCGGCGCCAGTGGCGGCGACAGCCTGCGCGACAGTGTCGAAGACCGGCAGACCGAGGTGTTTGCTGCCCCCCTTGCCCGGAGTTACACCACCCACCATGCGCGTGCCGTAGGCCATCGCCTGCTCAGAGTGAAACGTACCCTGCTTACCGGTAAAGCCTTGGCAGATGACGCGGGTTTCCTGCTGGAGAAGAATGCTCATGAACGGATTCCGAAGTACAGAACGAGGGCGATAATGATCAATTCCCCCAGAAAAAGATAGAAAAGCATGGGTCGGCGCCGGGGCAATCCCCCTTGCTCGATGAGGGTACGTAACTGGCCGACTTCCCGTTGCAGGGCACGCAACTGTTCTGCCTGGGCGAGATCCTTGAGGCGCTCTTCCAGGACCTGATCAACAATGACCGCCGTGCCGGCGAGATTCTCTGCCGTTTTTCGGTCCGCGCCACGCTTGACATAGGTTTCGGCGAGACGTGAGATCAGTGGACCGGAATGGCGCAACAGCGGCCAAAGCTTCTGCAACCAGACGACGTTGACGTCCACGTCAAGCCTGGGCAGCCTCTACCGCCTTACAGGCGGCATCCGTGAGCCCCGTAGCGGTAATCATGCGTAGACCACTGTCGCGCAGCATCGCCATCCCTTCCTCCTTGTTGGTGCCTTCCAGACGCACCACCACCGGCAGATGGATGCCAACCTCATTCGCGGCCTGAATGATGCCCTGGGCCAGGAGATCACAGCGGGTAATGCCGCCAAAGATGTTGACCAGAATCGCCTTCACCCGTTGGTCAGAAAGAATGAGCTTGAAGGCCTGGGTGACCTTGTCCGCCGCGGCCCCACCGCCTACATCGAGGAAGTTGGCTGGTTCACCGCCATGGAGCTTGATCAGATCCATGGTTGCCATAGCCAAACCAGCGCCATTCACCATACAGCCGATATTGCCATCCAGCGAGATATAATTCAGGCCAAATTGCCGCGCCGTGATCTCCCGCGGGTCCTGCTGGGTGGAATCGAAAAGCTCGTCTGACTCGGCATGGCGATACAGGGCGTTGTCATCCATCACCAGCTTGGCATCCAGGGCCAGCAGACGGCCTTCTTCGCTGAGAGCCAGGGGATTGATCTCTACCATCTGGGCATCCAGACGCTGCGCCAGGCGGACCATTCCCTGCATCACCTTGACCAGCTCTTGCACTGCTGCCGCCGGCAACTCCCAAGCAAAACCCAGGTCTCGGGCCTGATAGGGAAGAAAGCCGATGCCAGGCTCGAGGACGATGCGTTGTATCGCTTCCGGGTGCTCCGCCGCAAGGGCTTCGATGTCCATCCCTCCCTGCGCCGAGCCGATGAAGGTAAGCCGTGCCGCCGCCCGATCCACCAGCAGTGCCAGGTAAAACTCCCGCGCGATCTGGCTCGGTTCCTCGATCAGCAAGGCAGCGACGTGTTGCCCCTCGGGACCCGTCTGCGCCGTCACCAAGCGTTTTCCCAGCAGAGACTGTGCGGCGGCCTCGACGGCAGCAATGCTGTTTACCCGCTGTACCCCACCGGCCTTACCCCGCCCCCCTGCATGCACCTGCGCCTTGACGACCCAGTCCCGCCCCCCCAAGGCGCGCGCCTGATTGATGGCTTCCTTGACAGAAAAGGCCGGTATCCCTCGGGGCACTGGCACGCCTTCCTCGGCGAGCAAGCGCTTCGCCTGATATTCATGCAAATTCACCGGGTCATGCCTCGATACGCCGCAACAAAGCGGCGGTAAATTCTGGCGTCGATAGGCCAGCACGTCCCTGCAAACTGGCCAGATCGCCGGTGACCTCGCCCGCAGCAATACAGGCTTCCATGGCTTGGACAACCCGTTGTGCCGGCTCGGACCAGCCCAGATGCACCAACAGCATCACCCCAGAGAGAATCAGCGAGCTGGGGTTGGCTTTGCCTTGGCCGGCAATGTCCGGCGCGGTGCCGTGGGTGGCCTCGAAAATCGCATGGGTGTCGGAGAGATTGGCCCCTGGCGCCATGCCAATCCCCCCCACCTCCGCCGCCAGGGCATCGGAAATATAATCTCCATTCAGATTCAGGGTCGCCACCACATCGTAATCCTGCGGGCGCAAGAGGATCTGCTGCAGGAAGTTATCGGCAATCACATCCTTGATGATCAGCTTGCCGGCCTCTTGCGCCGCCTTTTCTGCCGCCGCGCCAGCGGCCTTGCCCTCAGATTTACTGATTTCGGCCTTCTGGCGCCAGGTAAAGACCCGATCGGCAAACTCCCGTTCTGCCAGGGCATAGCCCCAATCCCGAAAGCCA
The window above is part of the Acidithiobacillus acidisediminis genome. Proteins encoded here:
- the sucC gene encoding ADP-forming succinate--CoA ligase subunit beta, which codes for MNLHEYQAKRLLAEEGVPVPRGIPAFSVKEAINQARALGGRDWVVKAQVHAGGRGKAGGVQRVNSIAAVEAAAQSLLGKRLVTAQTGPEGQHVAALLIEEPSQIAREFYLALLVDRAAARLTFIGSAQGGMDIEALAAEHPEAIQRIVLEPGIGFLPYQARDLGFAWELPAAAVQELVKVMQGMVRLAQRLDAQMVEINPLALSEEGRLLALDAKLVMDDNALYRHAESDELFDSTQQDPREITARQFGLNYISLDGNIGCMVNGAGLAMATMDLIKLHGGEPANFLDVGGGAAADKVTQAFKLILSDQRVKAILVNIFGGITRCDLLAQGIIQAANEVGIHLPVVVRLEGTNKEEGMAMLRDSGLRMITATGLTDAACKAVEAAQA